The Coffea arabica cultivar ET-39 chromosome 3c, Coffea Arabica ET-39 HiFi, whole genome shotgun sequence genome contains a region encoding:
- the LOC113735514 gene encoding uncharacterized protein → MNEDLEEIWRKFALTEDEAGGVELDSKDLAQGVVECQLSIIGRVVGEKTANIAGIKSFANNMWLFARNLRVVEIGVNMFQFSFSNKQEMDRVLKGRPWVYDNLPLVVLPWEEGIELNLEAFNRTWIWVQLWNLPIHWITKDISRKIGGVFSFVREVIVPTGGGKEGKHLKILVEMDLTKPMLRGTTVKLRGSSRWIEFKYEKCPDFCYCCGGHGA, encoded by the coding sequence ATGAATGAGGATCTGGAGgaaatttggaggaaatttgCTCTGACAGAGGATGAGGCTGGGGGTGTAGAGTTAGATAGTAAGGATCTGGCTCAGGGAGTAGTGGAATGTCAATTGAGCATAATTGGAAGGGTGGTGGGAGAGAAGACAGCGAACATTGCTGGTATAAAGAGCTTTGCTAATAATATGTGGCTGTTTGCAAGAAATCTAAGAGTTGTTGAGATAGGGGTTAATATGTTCCAGTTTAGCTTTAGTAATAAACAGGAAATGGATAGGGTGTTGAAGGGAAGGCCATGGGTTTACGATAATTTGCCTTTGGTAGTTTTACCATGGGAAGAGGGGATAGAACTGAACCTTGAAGCCTTTAATAGGACTTGGATTTGGGTCCAACTGTGGAACTTACCTATTCATTGGATTACAAAGGATATTAGTAGGAAAATTGGGGGAGTTTTCAGCTTCGTAAGGGAGGTGATTGTTCCTACTGGTGGCGGGAAGGAGGGGAAACATTTAAAAATCCTGGTTGAGATGGATTTAACTAAACCAATGCTGAGAGGAACCACGGTTAAGCTGAGGGGCAGTTCTAGATGGATAGAATTTAAATATGAGAAATGCCCTGACTTTTGCTACTGTTGTGGGGGTCATGGGGCATAA